A region of Lycium barbarum isolate Lr01 chromosome 1, ASM1917538v2, whole genome shotgun sequence DNA encodes the following proteins:
- the LOC132606299 gene encoding protein PMR5-like produces the protein MKHLSSSSSSSSTLCLVILQFYVASSVILLRRHHNNNNNPNHNRSPILQGNQTPCALFIGTWVYDETYPLYQSSSCPVVDVQFNCQLYGRPDTEYLKYRWKPANCELPRFNGVEFLLKMKGKTVMFVGDSLGRDQWESLICMISADVPKAQTQMSRSYPMSTFKFLDYGVSVSYYKAPYLVDIDTVQGKRVLKLDDVRGNANAWIGVDVLIFNTGHWWTHKGPLQGWDAVEAGGRMYEDMDPLEAMEKGLRTWARWVDTNIDRSTTRLFFQGISPTHYDPNEWNSGASTGSCYGETSPVTTTPMTGTYQRSDSDQTNVIQTVIREMNNPPFLLDITLLSVMRKDAHPSIYSGDLNSQQRINSNKPDCSHWCLPGLPDTWNQLFYTALFY, from the exons ATGAAAcatctctcttcttcttcttcttcttcttctacattATGCCTTGTTATATTACAGTTTTATGTAGCTTCATCAGTAATATTATTAAGACGCCaccacaacaataataacaacccaAATCACAATAGAAGTCCAATTCTTCAAGGAAATCAAACTCCATGTGCTCTGTTTATTGGTACATGGGTATACGACGAAACTTACCCATTATACCAATCTTCTTCTTGCCCAGTCGTTGATGTACAATTCAACTGCCAGCTGTACGGTCGACCGGACACTGAATACCTTAAATATCGATGGAAACCTGCGAATTGTGAGCTTCCCAG GTTTAATGGGGTTGAGTTTCTGTTGAAAATGAAAGGGAAAACAGTGATGTTTGTGGGAGATTCATTAGGGAGGGATCAATGGGAGTCGTTGATTTGTATGATTTCAGCAGATGTACCAAAAGCTCAAACACAAATGTCAAGGAGTTACCCTATGTCTACTTTCAAGTTCCTG GATTATGGAGTGTCTGTTTCGTATTACAAAGCACCATATCTGGTGGACATAGACACAGTGCAAGGCAAGAGAGTGCTAAAATTGGATGATGTTAGAGGAAATGCTAATGCTTGGATTGGTGTGGATGTATTGATATTTAATACTGGTCATTGGTGGACTCACAAAGGCCCTCTCCAAGG GTGGGACGCCGTAGAAGCAGGAGGGAGAATGTATGAAGACATGGACCCACTAGAGGCAATGGAGAAAGGGTTAAGAACGTGGGCAAGATGGGTTGATACCAATATTGACAGAAGCACAACCAGACTCTTCTTTCAGGGCATTTCCCCTACCCACTACGA CCCGAATGAATGGAACTCGGGTGCATCAACAGGGAGTTGTTACGGGGAGACTAGCCCCGTAACAACCACCCCGATGACGGGCACGTACCAGCGTTCGGACTCCGATCAAACGAATGTGATTCAGACAGTAATAAGAGAAATGAACAACCCCCCTTTCTTGCTGGACATAACATTGTTATCAGTTATGAGAAAAGATGCACATCCATCTATCTACAGTGGTGATCTCAATTCTCAGCAAAGAATTAACTCTAACAAACCTGATTGTAGCCATTGGTGTCTCCCTGGACTACCTGATACATGGAACCAATTATTTTACACTGCCCTTTTCTACTAA
- the LOC132606309 gene encoding probable protein phosphatase 2C 25, translating into MSCTVALSNSPVFSPSRVPSPSSSPSPSSPSSSPLRILRIQKAPLSNLIRASNTDCSTNTVLKRKRPTRLDLSVVGSMSFGNFKVDTNPGRVEDLVEVEGEGYSVCCKRGRKGAMEDRHSALVHFQGDSKQGVFGIFDGHGGVKAAEFAAENLNKNIINELEGKTTDDEVETAVKNGYLKTDSEFLNQEARGGSCCVTALIEKGNLVVSNAGDCRAVVSRGGIAEALTSDHKPSRQDEKDRIEASGGYVDCCHGVWRIQGSLAVSRAIGDQYLKQWVMAEPETRILELNPELEFLVLASDGLWDTVSNQEAVDIARPLCTGVSTQQPLSACRELIDLSVSRGSLDDISVMIIQLGQFC; encoded by the exons ATGTCTTGCACTGTCGCTCTTTCAAATTCGCCGGTATTCTCACCGTCTAGGGTTCCGTCACCGTCATCTTCTCCTTCACCTTCTTCTCCGTCATCATCACCGTTAAGGATTCTTCGTATACAGAAGGCGCCGTTAAGTAACCTTATTAGAGCTTCTAATACTGATTGTTCCACTAATACGGTTTTGAAGAGGAAGAGACCGACTAGGTTGGATCTTTCTGTTGTGGGTTCCATGAGTTTTGGCAATTTTAAGGTGGATACTAATCCGGGTCGGGTTGAGGATTTGGTTGAGGTTGAAGGAGAGGGGTATAGTGTTTGTTGTAAAAGAGGGAGAAAAGGTGCTATGGAAGATCGTCACTCTGCTTTGGTTCATTTCCAAGGAGATTCCAAACAG GGTGTTTTTGGTATATTTGATGGTCATGGAGGAGTAAAAGCTGCGGAGTTTGCAGCAGAGAACTTGAATAAAAACATTATAAATGAACTAGAAGGAAAGACAACAGATGACGAAGTTGAGACGGCAGTGAAAAATGGTTATCTTAAAACAGATTCTGAATTTCTCAACCAGGAAGCTCGGGGTGGATCGTGTTGTGTAACTGCATTGATCGAAAAAGGCAATCTAGTTGTATCTAATGCTGGTGATTGTCGTGCTGTTGTGAGCAGAGGAGGGATTGCTGAGGCATTGACCTCTGATCATAAGCCTTCAAGGCAAGATGAGAAAGATAGAATTGAGGCATCG GGTGGCTATGTAGATTGTTGTCATGGTGTTTGGAGAATTCAGGGATCTCTCGCTGTATCAAGAGCTATCGGGGATCAGTACCTTAAACAATGGGTAATGGCAGAACCTGAGACGAGGATTCTTGAACTTAATCCTGAATTGGAATTCCTAGTCCTTGCATCTGATGGTTTGTGGGATACGGTTAGCAATCAAGAAGCAGTAGATATTGCTCGGCCTTTGTGCACTGGTGTCAGTACGCAGCAGCCCTTGTCAGCATGTAGAGAGCTCATTGACCTCTCTGTTTCTCGAGGTTCACTTGATGATATAAGTGTGATGATAATTCAACTGGGACAATTCTGTTGA